One Euphorbia lathyris chromosome 1, ddEupLath1.1, whole genome shotgun sequence DNA segment encodes these proteins:
- the LOC136227797 gene encoding serine carboxypeptidase-like 45: MCFQTWFLAMAMASLLFHLCISAGSNSSAAHFDKILRLPGQPLVGFQQFSGYVTVDEKRHRALFYYFVEAEFEPLSKPLVLWLNGGPGCSSLGVGAFSENGPFRPNGKVLVRNKHSWNREANMLYLETPVGVGFSYATDSSSYVAVDDEATARDNIVFLQHWFNKFPQYKDRDLFITGESYAGHYIPQLARLMVEINKKENLFHLKGIAMGNPVLEFATDLNSRAEYLWSHGLISDSTYKMFTAACNYSRYVSEYYRDSVSTTCLHVMSLVNTETSRFVDKYDVTLDVCLSSVLSQSKALIRPQQVSERIDVCVDDETTNYLNRKDVQKAIHARLVGVDKWEVCSNILDYELLDLEIPTISIVGSLIKAGIPVLVYSGDQDSVVPLTGSRTLIHRLARELELNTTEPYRAWFAGKQVGGWTQVYGNILSFATIRGAAHEVPYSQPERSLILFKSFLEGRHLPRVF, translated from the exons ATGTGCTTTCAAACATGGTTTCTAGCCATGGCAATGGCTTCCTTGCTGTTTCACCTCTGCATTTCTGCTGGGTCTAATTCTTCTGCTGCTCATTTTGACAAGATTTTGAGGCTTCCTGGTCAACCCCTTGTGGGGTTTCAACAATTTTCAGGCTATGTCACTGTGGATGAAAAGAGGCATAGAGCTCTTTTCTATTACTTTGTTgaagctgaatttgagcctctTTCAAAGCCTTTGGTTCTCTGGTTAAATGGAG GTCCAGGCTGCTCTTCTCTGGGTGTAGGAGCATTCTCTGAAAATGGACCTTTTAGACCAAATGGGAAAGTATTGGTTAGAAATAAGCATAGCTGGAATAGAG AAGCAAATATGTTATATTTGGAGACACCAGTTGGGGTGGGGTTCTCTTATGCTACTGATAGTTCCTCCTATGTGGCAGTGGATGATGAAGCAACAG ccAGGGACAATATTGTATTCTTGCAACACTGGTTTAACAAGTTCCCTCAATACAAAGATAGGGACTTGTTTATAACAGGGGAGAGTTATGCAG GTCACTATATTCCTCAACTTGCAAGACTTATGGTTGAaattaacaaaaaggaaaacTTGTTTCACCTTAAAGGCATTGCA ATGGGGAATCCGGTTTTAGAATTCGCTACAGACCTCAATTCACGGGCTGAATACTTATGGTCTCACGGGCTGATATcagattcaacatataaaatgtTCACTGCTGCTTGTAATTATTCAAGATATGTTAGTGAATATTATAGAGACTCGGTTTCGACTACTTGTTTGCACGTTATGAGCTTAGTTAACACTGAAACTAGTAGGTTCGTCGACAAATATGACGTTACACTTGATGTTTGTCTTTCATCCGTTCTCTCTCAATCAAAGGCTTTAATAAGACCACAG CAAGTATCCGAAAGGATTGATGTATGCGTGGATGATGAGACCACGAATTACTTGAATCGGAAGGATGTGCAAAAGGCTATTCATGCTAGGCTTGTTGGAGTTGACAAATGGGAAGTTTGTAGCAA CATTCTGGATTATGAGCTGCTGGACTTAGAGATACCTACAATCTCTATTGTTGGATCACTTATCAAGGCTGGTATTCCAGTGTTGGTTTACAG TGGAGATCAAGATTCTGTAGTTCCACTGACCGGTAGCCGCACCCTAATCCATAGATTGGCAAGGGAATTAGAGCTCAACACAACTGAGCCTTATAGAGCTTGGTTTGCAGGAAAACAG GTTGGTGGATGGACTCAAGTTTATGGCAACATTCTATCGTTCGCCACGATCAGAGGGGCGGCTCATGAGGTTCCGTATTCGCAGCCTGAGCGATCTCTGATATTGTTTAAATCGTTTCTGGAAGGCAGACATCTTCCTCGAGTTTTCTGA